In Thermococcus chitonophagus, the genomic stretch AAATTCTAAAGGGCGGGGAAATTGAGTTGGATAAGAGGAAAGTAGTTGCTCTATCTTCGGTTGCTCTCATAATAACCCTGCTCGTCCTTAATTTCACGATTCCTTCGTACGATGTAAAGGTAGTGCAGGGAGATGTTAAGTTCATAGGGAAAGTTGAAGGAGAGTACATCAAGGGGGCCGTTATATACGACTTTCCATGTGTTAGGGGGGATGGATGCATAAAGGAAGTCAAGGTTGATGGAAAACTCGTGTATTCTGGGGGAAGCTATGAATTCGTTAATGGAAAGCAGGTTGTTCGCTTAACGATCCCAAGGAACTCCAAGGAGGTAGAAGTAATGTTCTGGACAGGAGAGGTTGTTGTACTCCACATAGGTGAGGTAACATGACCAGTGTAAAGAATGCAAAATCTTTTCTCTACTGGGGAGCGATACTTTCTCTCCTCTCGTTTATTCCGTTTATTGGAGGATTGTTGGGCTTTCTAGGTGTCGTTCTGTATTTTGTTGGCCTGTATGAGTGGAGAGACATTGACGACAGACCGTTTACGGTTGGGATAGCTCAGATAATCCTGGGGCTGTTCTTCGTGGTGTTTTTGGTAATTGGAATGGAGCATGGCTTCTTTGCCACCCTAAGCTTTCTGAAGGCCTTCTACGTTGCAATGCTTTACACTTATCCCGTCACGGCAATAATGGTGATGCTTGAGAGGTACCTAGTCCAGTACTTCTACGAGGCAACTGGTGAGGAAAGTTTCCTGAAGGCTAAGAAGATGTACTTCATTGGCTTTCTAACGACTCCCTTCCTAGTTGGTATCCTCATAAACCTCATTGGGAGGGTGTACGAGATCATGGGTTATGGTAGCATGACGGACAATCCGAAGGTACTCAAGGGGAGTGAGCTGGACATTAGCGGTAGGCAGA encodes the following:
- a CDS encoding DUF996 domain-containing protein, which produces MTSVKNAKSFLYWGAILSLLSFIPFIGGLLGFLGVVLYFVGLYEWRDIDDRPFTVGIAQIILGLFFVVFLVIGMEHGFFATLSFLKAFYVAMLYTYPVTAIMVMLERYLVQYFYEATGEESFLKAKKMYFIGFLTTPFLVGILINLIGRVYEIMGYGSMTDNPKVLKGSELDISGRQIGGAVLYSIALSALIIYLVTPHYDVKLEKGKVEVLLRKVDGKYEAKVVYHGRCWGSCIREISVDGKVVYTGTSYAFVDGKQIVSLTIPVNSSVLVVNDGYERYTFNLK